One Argiope bruennichi chromosome 5, qqArgBrue1.1, whole genome shotgun sequence DNA segment encodes these proteins:
- the LOC129968577 gene encoding cytochrome P450 18a1-like, whose protein sequence is MELITAFLLGSLCVLLYFLFSGKQSKTLPGPYGLPLVGYIPFMSPKPYLDLQKFGKKYGGVFSLQLGSQYCIILDDYQSIKDAFAQDAFLGRPPENPFDLKKATLETGAFNGLPWKEQRRFSLQILKDLGFGKSNLEDMMKEEIRDLLDHLAKYNGQPMQLRPVLSPSMSNNIASLMYGKRLKYDDPVRMMLDKALIEGAAAAGQVSWQLFFPWLARLVKFFKLGSEGKLARITKDVNEYTLKEISEHEKTLDPNNPRDYIDGYLMEIKKRNDPAFCKEVLQDMIGTFFGAGSETVRLTVDWLVLTMAVHQDVQKKVQQEIDNVIGTERFPSWDVHNKMPYTEATIMELMRWRTIIPINILRYTLWDTELNGFFIPKDSYVLANLWSVHHNPKYWGEDVDVFRPERFLTKDGNEVIKPEYFIPFSIGKRSCPGESYAKTEVFLYFTSLLQKFHISLPEGTKPDFDGQLGIGLGPNSYDVCLKKRV, encoded by the exons ATGGAACTTATCACAGCTTTCCTCCTTGGCAGTTTATGCGTTCTGCTGTATTTCTTATTCTCTGGAAAACAAAGCAAAACTCTGCCAGGGCCTTATGGTTTACCCCTAGTGGGTTATATACCTTTTATGAGCCCTAAACCGTATTTGGATCTTcagaagtttggaaaaaaatatggCGGCGTGTTTAg TCTTCAACTTGGAAgccaatattgcattattttggaCGACTACCAGTCAATTAAAGATGCTTTTGCTCAAGACGCTTTTTTGGGAAGACCACCAGAAAATCCATTTGATCTTAAAAAAGCAACTCTAG AAACTGGAGCATTTAATGGCCTTCCATGGAAAGAGCAAAGAAGGTTTTCTCTTCAGATACTGAAAGATCTTGGGTTTGGAAAGTCTAATCTGGAAGATATGATGAAA GAAGAGATCCGCGACCTGCTTGATCACCTTGCCAAATACAATGGTCAACCCATGCAACTGCGGCCTGTGTTGTCTCCTAGTATGTCCAACAACATCGCTTCCCTAATGTACGGGAAAAGATTGAAATATGATGACCCTGTCCGAATGATGTTGGACAAAGCCCTAATCGAGGGAGCCGCTGCTGCCGGACAAGTGTCTTGGCAACTCTTCTTCCCTTGGCTCGCAAGATTGGTGAAGTTCTTCAAGCTGGGATCTGAAGGGAAGCTAGCCAGGATAACGAAAGATGTGAACGAATACACTTT GAAGGAAATCTCTGAGCACGAGAAGACATTGGATCCAAATAATCCCCGAGATTATATCGATGgctatttaatggaaataaagaaACGGAATGATCCAGCATTTTGCA AGGAAGTCCTCCAAGACATGATAGGCACATTCTTTGGTGCAGGCAGTGAAACCGTTCGTCTGACAGTGGATTGGCTCGTCCTTACGATGGCTGTACACCAAGATGTACAGAAGAAGGTACAGCAGGAGATCGACAACGTGATTGGAACCGAAAGGTTTCCCTCTTGGGATGTCCATAATAAAATGCCTTACACAGAAGCTACCATCATGGAGCTGATGCGATGGAGAACCATCATTCCTATCAATATCCTCAGata cACTCTTTGGGACACAGAACTGAACGGGTTCTTTATTCCGAAAGACTCGTATGTTTTGGCCAATCTGTGGTCTGTTCACCACAATCCAAAGTACTGGGGAGAAGATGTAGACGTTTTTCGACCCGAAAGATTCTTGACCAAAGATGGAAACGAAGTGATCAAACCAGAGTACTTTATTCCGTTTTCAATCG gtaaACGATCGTGTCCTGGTGAATCTTATGCTAAGACTGAAGTTTTCTTGTACTTCACTTCGCTTCTTCAAAAGTTCCACATTTCTTTACCCGAAGGAACAAAACCTGATTTTGATGGACAGCTGGGCATTGGATTAGGACCCAATTCCTATGACGTATGCTTGAAGAAAAGAGTATAG